Proteins encoded together in one Cicer arietinum cultivar CDC Frontier isolate Library 1 chromosome 4, Cicar.CDCFrontier_v2.0, whole genome shotgun sequence window:
- the LOC101514248 gene encoding uncharacterized protein, whose protein sequence is MNKTPILEIEPRELKFTFELKKQSSCSVQVTNNTYHHVAFKVKTTSPKKYSVRPNVGVLAPKSTAEFIVTMQAQRVAPEDLVCKDKFLIQSTLVAAEITSEDVTSSLFVKDGMRYIEENKLKVALISPPDSPEPVPVNEDSKNGFDHEKFQIHSKDEILSPEPMVLKNSEHNKVHKVELEEDTELKVEYDMRLDAIKNVEELVEEAGLKVSRDEELNSVKGVEELKPQKKIEELNSVKGVEELKPQKKIEELNSVKGVEELKPQKKIEARVSKDLDSITVKNAEELKPRKEAEMVSKDLGSVTVKNAEELTPGKEAELKVSKDHLTIVNNAEVLKPEKERELKMSKDMAIKTVKNVEELKPEKEAESSVSKGIEELKLLEAIEEMKLKLDGLESKLNESGVTISKLTEERRLSNQDTKILQEKLADLINKGPRKVQVGFPLLYVCMVALICIFLGYHLHC, encoded by the exons ATGAACAAAACACCGATTCTTGAAATTGAACCCAGGGAACTCAAATTTACAT TTGAATTGAAGAAGCAAAGTTCCTGTTCGGTTCAGGTGACTAATAATACCTATCACCATGTCGCTTTTAAG GTCAAAACGACGTCGCCTAAGAAATATTCAGTGCGGCCTAATGTTGGAGTTCTCGCGCCAAAATCTACTGCTGAATTCATAG TTACAATGCAAGCCCAACGGGTAGCCCCTGAAGATTTGGTGTGCAAGGACAAGTTCTTAATCCAAAGCACACTGGTCGCTGCTGAAATAACCAGTGAAGATGTAACTTCCAGCTTG TTTGTCAAAGACGGAATGAGatatatagaagaaaataaGCTGAAGGTGGCCCTGATCAGCCCACCTGATTCACCAGAACCAGTTCCTGTTAATGAAGACTCCAAGAATGGGTTTGATCATGAAAAATTTCAGATACATAGTAAAGATGAAATCCTATCTCCTGAACCCATG GTTCTTAAAAATTCAGAGCATAATAAGGTTCATAAGGTAGAGCTTGAAGAGGATACAGAGTTGAAGGTAGAATATGATATGAGGTTGGACGCTATAAAGAATGTAGAGGAGCTAGTAGAAGAAGCAGGGTTGAAAGTGTCAAGAGATGAGGAGTTGAATTCTGTAAAGGGTGTAGAGGAATTGAAGCCACAGAAAAAAATAGAGGAGTTGAACTCAGTAAAGGGTGTAGAGGAACTGAAGCCACAGAAAAAGATAGAGGAGTTGAACTCAGTAAAGGGTGTAGAGGAACTGAAGCCACAGAAAAAGATAGAGGCGCGAGTGTCAAAAGATCTGGATTCAATCACAGTAAAGAATGCAGAAGAACTGAAACCAAGAAAAGAAGCAGAGATGGTGTCAAAAGATCTGGGTTCAGTCACAGTAAAGAATGCAGAGGAACTAACACCAGGAAAAGAAGCAGAGTTGAAAGTGTCAAAAGATCATCTGACCATAGTAAACAATGCAGAGGTGCTGAAGccagaaaaagaaagagagttaaaaatgtcaaaagataTGGCGATTAAGACAGTAAAGAATGTTGAGGAACTGAAGCCAGAAAAAGAAGCAGAGTCAAGTGTTTCAAAGGGTATAGAGGAGCTGAAACTACTGGAAGCCATCGAAGAGATGAAGTTAAAACTAGATGGACTTGAGTCAAAGCTGAATGAG TCTGGAGTAACAATATCAAAGTTAACAGAGGAGAGGAGGTTAAGCAATCAAGATACAAAGATCTTGCAAGAAAAACTA GCAGATCTTATTAACAAAGGTCCAAGAAAAGTTCAAGTTGGGTTCCCACTTCTTTATGTCTGTATGGTGGCACTTATCTGTATCTTCTTGGGATACCATTTACATTGTTGA
- the LOC101514563 gene encoding uncharacterized protein, with protein sequence MQQRNSTLGRPSGTDGSDYSYRMVVDSRYQLVAKGKKRLSLLFIIEALFLLIGVIFAFLPGTKGDTPNTVAFSSVIASGVLLIIADIGRRRSRSSLLRLYAFLSSIVMLLLVASFAKQYSLLKAIQYFSYHGLRDSDVDFPSLQTGLLLYILTLSIFKISTIKAVMFLLFNMTPPKKAS encoded by the exons ATGCAGCAAAGAAACTCAACATTGGGAAGGCCTTCTGGAACCGATGGTTCTGATTATTCCTACCGTATGGTAGTTGATTCAA ggtatcAACTTGTTGCAAAGGGGAAGAAACGCCTCTCTCTGCTATTTATCATTGAG GCTTTGTTTCTGTTAATAGGAGTGATATTTGCATTTTTACCAGGAACAAAAGGGGATACGCCAAATACAGTGGCCTTTTCTTCTGTTATTGCTAGTGGTGTTTTGTTGATCATTGCAGATATAG GTAGAAGACGGAGCCGGTCAAGTTTGTTGAGATTATATGCCTTTTTATCATCCATAGTAATGCTTCTCTTGGTCGCATCCTTTGCTAAACAGTATTCTCTGCTGAAG GCTATCCAGTATTTTAGTTATCACGGATTGAGGGATTCTGATGTTGATTTTCCTAGTCTTCAAACTG GTTTGTTGTTATATATACTCACTTTATCGATATTCAAGATTAGTACTATCAAAGCAGTCATGTTCCTTCTTTTTAACATGACGCCTCCTAAGAAAGCCTCTTAA
- the LOC101513909 gene encoding uncharacterized protein, producing the protein MECNKDEAVRAKQVAESRIQRGEFVEALKFANKAKKLYPDVENIAQILAVCEVHKAAQNKLSGSVMDWYGILQTERLSEEAIIKKQYRKLALLLHPDKNKFAGAEAAFKLIVEANGVLSDQANRSLYDMKLKVHPRTAVPKTSSHQSNGNVSAAKHVPNVTKSRKKCSSNFPSWNPHLKAAQPTFWTTCKHCNTRFNFYTTFFNMAVLCPKCRQSFVAHAFSHQAAPPFVSTIAPNYAPMQAPPKPASRSNGGNPLGGGWADAFVQSYPSFMKTCVTGVGKQQKGEKNEDGHVPVLKTMDSQTSKYVGSKRVRQAAPDLKESFNTGNVNEKKDVNVRGNDVDPSILNVRRSSRQKQHVSYVEKSEVDNFDIPSKKPRQNGSLHNDEVQKKNASEETFVRNTRKDEHSHVQGDKVFESDLDPRTLDKENCSPLNSNVPSTPEVIHCPDPDFNDFDKDRAEGHFGVNQVWAIYDSTDAMPRFYALVKKVASPFKLQFTWLEPNPDDQGEADWHYADLPIACGKFKLGDSQKTTNSEMFSHQIQCIKRNGKSSYLVFPNKGETWAIFRNWDIKWSSNPENYLKREFAYVEILSDFAENVGIEVAYLSKVKGFVSLFEKTGKNGDSMLCIPPNELYRFSHRIPSYKMSGDEREGVPRGCFELDPAALPTNFDDADCGDVNTGVPARE; encoded by the coding sequence ATGGAATGCAACAAGGACGAGGCTGTGAGGGCTAAGCAAGTGGCAGAAAGTAGAATCCAAAGGGGTGAATTTGTAGAGGCACTGAAGTTTGCTAACAAGGCTAAAAAGCTGTATCCTGATGTTGAAAACATTGCTCAGATCCTTGCAGTTTGTGAGGTTCACAAGGCTGCACAGAACAAACTCTCTGGGTCTGTAATGGATTGGTATGGAATTCTTCAGACTGAAAGACTTTCTGAGGAAGCAATAATAAAGAAACAGTATAGAAAGCTTGCACTGCTACTTCATcctgataaaaataaatttgctGGCGCAGAAGCTGCTTTCAAGTTGATTGTGGAAGCCAATGGGGTTTTGAGTGACCAAGCAAATCGATCTTTATATGACATGAAGCTTAAAGTCCATCCGAGAACTGCAGTACCTAAGACCTCATCCCATCAATCAAATGGGAATGTATCTGCAGCAAAACATGTTCCCAATGTAACAAAATCTCGGAAAAAGTGTTCTTCAAACTTCCCTTCTTGGAATCCCCATCTGAAAGCAGCACAACCGACATTCTGGACAACTTGCAAACATTGTAACACCAGGTTCAACTTCTAcacaacattttttaatatggCCGTACTTTGTCCAAAATGCAGGCAATCATTTGTAGCTCATGCTTTTAGTCACCAGGCTGCCCCACCATTTGTATCGACTATTGCCCCAAATTATGCTCCAATGCAGGCTCCACCAAAACCAGCCTCAAGAAGTAATGGTGGAAACCCCCTTGGTGGTGGATGGGCAGATGCCTTTGTGCAATCGTATCCTTCATTTATGAAAACCTGTGTTACTGGAGTTGGTAAGCAACAGAAAGGTGAAAAGAATGAAGATGGCCATGTTCCTGTGTTGAAAACTATGGATTCACAGACCTCCAAATATGTTGGAAGTAAGAGGGTGAGACAGGCAGCACCAGATTTAAAAGAGAGCTTCAACACTGGAAATGTCAATGAAAAGAAAGACGTCAATGTTCGAGGAAATGATGTTGATCCTTCAATATTGAATGTAAGAAGGTCTTCCAGACAAAAGCAACATGTTTCATATGTGGAAAAATCTGAAGTTGACAATTTTGATATTCCTTCCAAAAAGCCACGACAAAACGGATCATTGCACAATGATGAAGTTCAGAAAAAGAATGCGTCTGAAGAAACATTTGTAAGGAATACAAGGAAAGATGAGCATTCTCATGTTCAAGGAGATAAGGTATTCGAGTCAGATCTTGATCCTAGAACGTTAGACAAGGAAAACTGCTCGCCATTGAATTCAAATGTCCCTTCTACTCCAGAGGTCATTCATTGCCCTGATCcagattttaatgattttgataAGGATAGGGCGGAGGGCCATTTTGGTGTTAATCAAGTCTGGGCAATTTATGATTCCACTGATGCTATGCCGAGATTTTACGCTCTTGTTAAGAAAGTGGCCTCCCCTTTCAAGTTGCAGTTTACTTGGTTGGAACCTAACCCAGATGACCAAGGTGAGGCTGACTGGCATTATGCAGATTTGCCTATTGCTTGTGGTAAATTCAAACTTGGTGACTCTCAGAAAACAACAAATAGTGAAATGTTCTCTCATCAGATTCAGTGTATAAAAAGAAATGGCAAAAGTTCTTACCTAGTGTTTCCCAATAAGGGAGAAACTTGGGCGATTTTCAGAAATTGGGATATCAAATGGAGTTCTAATCCTGAAAATTATTTGAAGCGTGAATTTGCTTATGTGGAAATCCTATCAGATTTTGCTGAAAATGTTGGTATTGAAGTAGCTTACCTAAGCAAAGTGAAAGGGTTTGTTAGCCTTTTTGAGAAAACTGGAAAGAATGGAGACAGCATGCTTTGTATTCCGCCTAATGAGCTTTATAGATTCTCACATCGAATCCCTTCATATAAGATGAGTGGTGATGAAAGGGAAGGTGTTCCAAGAGGCTGTTTTGAACTTGATCCCGCTGCCCTGCCAACAAATTTCGATGATGCTGATTGTGGTGATGTAAATACTGGAGTACCAGCAAGGGAATAA